The Symphalangus syndactylus isolate Jambi chromosome 23, NHGRI_mSymSyn1-v2.1_pri, whole genome shotgun sequence genome has a window encoding:
- the LY6G5C gene encoding lymphocyte antigen 6 complex locus protein G5c: MRFMAGPARSQSLGPPCFHSSPQALYTVLLIVLVMMSLVFGKFVPVNWEPPQPLPFPKYLHCYRCLLETKELGCLLGSDICLTPAGSSCITLHIKNSSGSDVMVSDCRSKEQMSDCSNTQTSPVSGFWIFSQCCFLDFCNDPQNRGHYTPYCDCNNLWCKIPPVSSHLPDFYLGLARTSSPSY; encoded by the exons ATGCGTTTTATGGCAGGCCCTGCAAGGAGCCAGAGTCTGGGTCCGCCGTGCTTCCACAGCAGCCCCCAAGCCCTGTACACGGTCCTCTTAATAGTGCTGGTCATGATGAGCTTGGTATTTG GTAAGTTTGTTCCTGTCAATTGGGAACCCCCTCAACCACTTCCATTCCCCAAATACCTGCACTGCTACCGATGCCTCTTGGAGACCAAGGAGTTAGGGTGCCTTCTGGGATCTGACATCTGCCTCACCCCGGCTGGCAGCAGCTGCATCACTCTCCACATAAAGAACA GCAGCGGTTCTGATGTCATGGTGAGTGACTGCCGAAGTAAGGAGCAGATGAGTGATTGTTCAAATACCCAAACTTCTCCGGTGTCTGGCTTCTGGATATTCTCTCAATGCTGCTTCCTGGATTTCTGCAATGACCCTCAAAACAGAGGGCACTATACTCCTTATTGTGACTGCAACAACCTTTGGTGTAAAATTCCACCAGTTTCCAGCCACCTTCCTGACTTCTATCTGGGCTTGGCCAGGACTTCTAGTCCCTCATACTAG